From a single Ruegeria sp. HKCCD4315 genomic region:
- a CDS encoding TRAP transporter large permease: MEPIDIGLIVSGGMLVLVVLGMRVAFAAATAGMVGLIWIFWAKFGYDPARFGKAVTVAVKTAGQVPHSKISSQALSLIPTFILIGYLAYYAGLTKALFEAAKRWLAWVPGGLAVSTVFATAGFAAVSGASVATSAVFARIAIPEMLKIGYDKRFAAGVVAAGGTLASLIPPSAILVIYAIIVEQDVGKLLLAGFIPGMFSAVIYGLLIIGMAVVIKGFGPAVTGFTWKERLLSLPPALPIVIVVVTIIFFVYNPFGGDAWGTPTEGGAIGAFVVFLMALYQGMRWSELKDALLETAKLSVMIFTIIWGVLVYVRFLGFAELPSAFSDWITSLEMSPMLILICILLAYAVLGMFMDAIGMLLLTLPVVYPAVMALNGGEAVSAADSTFGMSGPMCAIWFGILVVKMAEFCLITPPIGLNCFVVAGVRDDLGVQDVFKGVTPFFLADAATIALLVAFPAIVLWLPGQV, translated from the coding sequence ATGGAACCCATTGATATTGGTCTGATCGTCTCGGGCGGTATGCTTGTTCTTGTGGTGTTGGGGATGCGCGTGGCTTTTGCCGCCGCGACAGCTGGCATGGTTGGTCTGATCTGGATCTTCTGGGCCAAGTTTGGGTACGACCCGGCGCGGTTCGGCAAGGCTGTGACAGTGGCTGTTAAAACAGCGGGGCAGGTGCCGCACTCCAAGATTTCAAGCCAGGCGTTGAGCCTGATCCCGACCTTCATCCTGATTGGCTACCTCGCCTATTACGCGGGCCTGACCAAAGCATTGTTCGAAGCCGCAAAACGTTGGCTGGCATGGGTCCCGGGCGGGCTGGCGGTTTCGACCGTTTTCGCAACCGCTGGGTTCGCGGCGGTATCCGGGGCCTCGGTCGCCACTTCTGCTGTGTTCGCCCGTATTGCCATCCCCGAGATGTTGAAGATCGGCTATGACAAGCGTTTTGCTGCAGGTGTCGTTGCTGCAGGCGGCACGCTCGCCTCGCTTATCCCGCCTTCGGCCATTCTGGTCATCTACGCGATTATCGTTGAGCAGGATGTGGGCAAACTGCTTTTGGCCGGATTTATTCCCGGCATGTTCTCGGCGGTGATTTATGGCTTGCTGATCATCGGCATGGCCGTCGTGATCAAAGGATTTGGTCCCGCAGTCACCGGATTTACATGGAAGGAACGCCTCCTCTCGTTGCCGCCTGCATTGCCCATCGTGATTGTCGTCGTCACCATCATTTTCTTTGTCTACAACCCGTTCGGCGGCGATGCTTGGGGTACACCAACCGAAGGTGGCGCAATCGGAGCCTTCGTGGTGTTCCTGATGGCGCTGTATCAGGGCATGCGCTGGTCCGAACTCAAAGACGCGCTTTTGGAAACCGCCAAGCTGAGCGTCATGATTTTCACGATCATCTGGGGCGTTTTGGTTTACGTTCGTTTTCTTGGTTTTGCCGAACTGCCAAGTGCATTCTCCGACTGGATCACCTCGCTTGAGATGTCTCCGATGCTAATCCTGATCTGTATTCTTCTGGCTTACGCTGTACTGGGTATGTTCATGGATGCGATAGGCATGCTGCTGCTGACGTTGCCGGTGGTTTACCCCGCCGTCATGGCGTTGAATGGTGGAGAAGCCGTAAGCGCAGCTGATAGCACCTTTGGTATGTCCGGGCCTATGTGTGCTATTTGGTTTGGTATTCTGGTGGTCAAAATGGCCGAGTTTTGCCTGATCACCCCACCCATTGGGCTGAATTGCTTTGTAGTGGCTGGTGTGCGTGATGACCTTGGCGTTCAGGATGTTTTCAAAGGTGTAACGCCTTTCTTTCTGGCGGATGCCGCAACCATCGCACTGCTCGTTGCCTTCCCTGCCATCGTTTTATGGCTTCCAGGACAGGTTTGA
- a CDS encoding adenylate/guanylate cyclase domain-containing protein: MSEPSAPIGSPGRNDSNGTVCLKPGMPDPQHSAFAREERANLTFMVRGRAAVLALMAIWVAVTLPAERSVLYLAVILTFLLSGIVPVLIARRGYGSSLPYALCLFLDAGLLSYILIVPNPYGLDGWSPQMNLRGPGFLYLGIFLAYVSLSYRPAHVIWAGIAAILSWSMGYFWVASRPDTLVFLSRDVLDAGLRLEAALDLILDPAAVGVARWVNQIVFLIAVTLILTLAVWRSRNLVHRQMAVERERAALSRYFSPNIVNELTQNAQRLNQPRLQPVAVLFADMKGFTEISEQLTPVELLNLLRAFHGRLARQAIAHGGTIDKYIGDAIMVQFGTPDPRPDDAVRALTCAARMIEDIKDWNRARDAAGQKPICVGIGLHYGEVIVGNIGDAQRLEYTVLGDTVNVANRLEELTRRLKTSLVTSDALIQAIRDEGVDPSDIAPNLTGGKSEPIRGRATPVKVWFSGSAEEAKFT, encoded by the coding sequence ATGTCCGAACCGTCGGCACCTATCGGGTCGCCGGGGCGCAATGACTCAAACGGCACTGTCTGTCTGAAGCCCGGGATGCCCGATCCGCAGCACTCTGCCTTCGCGCGCGAAGAGCGCGCGAACCTGACCTTTATGGTCCGGGGCCGAGCGGCGGTGCTGGCCCTGATGGCGATCTGGGTAGCGGTGACCCTGCCGGCGGAACGGTCGGTGCTGTACCTCGCGGTCATTCTGACCTTTCTGCTATCGGGTATCGTCCCGGTCTTGATTGCGCGCCGGGGTTACGGCAGCAGCTTGCCGTATGCGTTGTGCCTGTTTCTGGATGCGGGACTGCTGAGTTACATCCTCATCGTCCCGAACCCCTATGGCCTTGACGGCTGGTCGCCACAGATGAACCTGCGTGGACCGGGTTTTTTGTATCTTGGTATCTTCCTTGCCTATGTGTCGCTGAGCTACCGGCCCGCGCATGTGATCTGGGCCGGGATCGCAGCCATCCTGAGCTGGAGCATGGGGTATTTCTGGGTCGCCAGCCGTCCCGACACGCTGGTCTTCCTATCGCGCGATGTGCTGGACGCCGGTCTGCGACTTGAGGCTGCTTTGGACCTGATCCTGGACCCCGCGGCAGTGGGGGTGGCGCGTTGGGTGAACCAGATCGTCTTTCTGATCGCCGTCACTTTGATCCTGACCTTGGCGGTATGGCGGTCGCGAAATCTTGTGCACCGACAGATGGCGGTTGAGCGGGAACGCGCGGCGCTATCGCGTTACTTCTCCCCAAATATTGTAAATGAGCTGACCCAAAATGCGCAAAGGCTCAATCAACCCCGGCTCCAACCGGTCGCGGTTTTGTTTGCTGATATGAAGGGCTTCACCGAAATCTCCGAGCAGCTTACCCCGGTTGAACTTTTGAACCTATTGCGTGCGTTCCATGGGCGTCTGGCCCGTCAGGCGATTGCGCATGGCGGGACCATCGACAAGTATATCGGCGATGCGATCATGGTGCAATTCGGGACTCCGGACCCAAGACCAGACGACGCGGTGCGGGCGCTGACCTGCGCTGCTCGAATGATCGAAGATATCAAAGATTGGAACCGTGCCCGCGACGCGGCGGGACAGAAACCGATCTGCGTCGGGATCGGTTTACACTATGGTGAGGTCATCGTCGGAAATATCGGTGATGCGCAACGGCTGGAGTACACGGTGCTGGGCGATACAGTGAACGTTGCCAACCGTCTGGAGGAGCTGACGCGCAGGCTGAAGACATCGTTGGTCACCAGCGATGCACTGATCCAAGCGATCCGAGACGAAGGGGTCGATCCGTCCGATATCGCACCAAATCTAACAGGTGGAAAATCCGAACCGATCCGTGGGCGCGCGACCCCGGTCAAGGTTTGGTTCAGCGGGTCTGCCGAGGAAGCAAAATTCACCTGA
- a CDS encoding DUF4437 domain-containing protein has product MTIRMFLSTLMLGVGFIANPAFSEATVEVVKRADVNFIHLNPARGDASPQAGVLWGNIREDNASGALISFASGFRSPPHIHNITYRGVVIEGTVHNDDPDAADLWMGPGSFWSQPAGEVHVTSVGSGGGFAFLEILSGPYLVQPSDEAFDNNERPINVEARNLVWLNPSDLTWLEHSGEGPAPDVAFLWGTPEAGALNGTFLRLPNGYSAALQAGADELKAVVIQGDIAHEAGDLSALTTLEPGSYFGSDGVVAHTLSCTGDAGCVLYVRTVGTYRVAGAQ; this is encoded by the coding sequence ATGACCATCCGAATGTTCCTCTCAACGCTTATGTTGGGCGTTGGTTTCATTGCCAACCCGGCCTTTTCCGAGGCTACCGTCGAGGTGGTCAAACGCGCTGATGTGAATTTCATCCACCTGAACCCGGCCCGTGGCGATGCCAGCCCACAGGCGGGTGTTTTGTGGGGCAACATCCGCGAAGACAATGCCAGCGGGGCGCTGATCTCCTTTGCCAGTGGCTTTCGCTCACCGCCGCATATCCACAACATCACTTATCGCGGCGTGGTGATCGAAGGCACGGTGCACAATGATGACCCGGACGCCGCCGATCTGTGGATGGGGCCGGGCTCGTTCTGGTCGCAGCCTGCGGGTGAGGTGCATGTCACCTCGGTCGGGTCTGGTGGCGGGTTTGCGTTTCTGGAAATCCTGTCCGGCCCCTATCTGGTTCAGCCCTCGGACGAGGCGTTCGACAACAATGAGCGCCCGATCAATGTCGAGGCCCGCAACCTTGTGTGGCTGAACCCGTCCGACCTGACATGGTTGGAGCATTCCGGTGAAGGCCCCGCACCCGATGTCGCCTTCCTGTGGGGCACGCCCGAGGCCGGAGCGTTGAACGGCACATTTTTGCGCCTGCCAAACGGTTACTCCGCCGCATTGCAGGCCGGTGCGGATGAGCTGAAAGCCGTGGTCATTCAGGGCGATATTGCGCATGAGGCCGGAGATTTGTCTGCACTGACGACGTTGGAGCCGGGCAGTTATTTCGGCTCGGATGGCGTGGTTGCCCACACCCTGTCTTGCACGGGTGACGCGGGCTGCGTTCTCTATGTCCGAACCGTCGGCACCTATCGGGTCGCCGGGGCGCAATGA
- a CDS encoding LysR family transcriptional regulator, whose translation MDFDLKSLELFVRVARLGAIGKAGTELGLSRTAASQRIQDLEAVVGTQLLHRTTRSVSLSVDGEAFLVHAKRILQDVEDALSDLQSDPHAIGGTLRVAGSASFGRKYLAPFVAEFLDLYPKLSLHLHLSDAPFDIVDYGFDLAIRLGNLTPSTLKARRIGESPRIAVAAPTYLERYGTPQVPAALEHHNCLIRSDLRNWVTRGPDGRIEEVKVSGNFATNLAEAVTEAALTGVGIARKCRWEIDEHLASGALVPVLPDHFVVPEWGIHAVRSPSRTPPAWVRAFTDFIARKFQKIPELN comes from the coding sequence ATGGACTTCGATCTGAAATCGCTGGAACTGTTCGTGCGCGTGGCCCGATTGGGTGCCATCGGCAAAGCGGGTACCGAACTTGGTTTGTCACGAACCGCCGCCTCGCAGCGCATTCAGGATCTTGAGGCGGTTGTCGGAACCCAGTTGCTGCACCGTACCACGCGATCCGTCTCGCTGTCTGTGGACGGAGAGGCGTTTCTGGTCCATGCCAAACGCATTCTGCAGGATGTCGAGGACGCCTTGTCCGACCTGCAAAGCGATCCTCATGCGATCGGCGGGACGTTGCGCGTGGCCGGGTCAGCCTCGTTCGGGCGAAAGTATCTGGCTCCGTTTGTTGCTGAGTTTCTGGACCTCTATCCGAAACTCTCACTACACTTGCATCTGAGTGATGCACCATTTGATATCGTGGATTACGGCTTCGACCTCGCCATCCGATTGGGGAACCTGACGCCGTCTACGTTGAAAGCACGTCGTATCGGGGAAAGTCCCCGCATCGCCGTTGCGGCCCCGACCTATCTTGAGCGTTACGGCACGCCGCAGGTGCCGGCTGCTCTGGAACACCACAACTGCCTGATCCGATCAGATCTGCGCAACTGGGTCACGCGCGGACCGGATGGCCGCATCGAAGAGGTCAAAGTGTCGGGCAATTTCGCCACCAATCTGGCCGAAGCCGTGACTGAGGCCGCGCTGACCGGCGTTGGCATCGCGCGAAAATGCCGGTGGGAAATTGATGAGCACCTTGCCTCGGGCGCCTTGGTGCCAGTTCTGCCGGACCATTTCGTTGTGCCCGAATGGGGCATTCATGCTGTCCGCTCGCCGTCACGCACGCCACCCGCCTGGGTGCGGGCATTCACGGATTTCATCGCGCGAAAATTCCAGAAGATCCCTGAGCTGAATTGA
- a CDS encoding zinc-dependent alcohol dehydrogenase family protein → MKALVLSSYGPDAPFELVEMPDPVATSGHVVIKVAAVSVNTVDTMIRSMGADLPLSPQLPAVLGMDFAGTVIAIGDGVTGFAVGDEVYGCAGGLMDLPGSLAEYINADARLIAHKPKSLTMREAAALPLVGITAYEGLSRTGVGEGQTVLVHGGAGGVGHVAVQIARHLGATVSATGRGADHMALIEGLGARAVDFTTEKVEDYVAEHTGGIGFDVVFDSVGGPNMTNSFNAAKLNGHVASTVAMVEIDLTPVHFKGLSLHVVFMLLPMMHDVGRQTHGDILKSLADLADTGALKPIVDEQLFGWTDVGAAYAHLTNGTAVGKVVVEL, encoded by the coding sequence ATGAAAGCACTGGTTCTAAGTTCTTACGGACCCGATGCACCGTTCGAGCTTGTCGAAATGCCCGACCCGGTCGCGACGTCTGGGCATGTGGTCATCAAGGTGGCCGCTGTCAGCGTCAACACCGTCGACACAATGATCCGAAGCATGGGTGCAGACCTGCCTCTGTCTCCCCAATTGCCAGCCGTGCTTGGCATGGATTTTGCTGGCACGGTCATTGCAATTGGCGACGGTGTGACAGGTTTTGCCGTAGGCGATGAGGTGTACGGTTGCGCCGGCGGTTTGATGGACCTGCCAGGCTCTCTGGCCGAGTACATCAATGCGGATGCCCGCCTGATTGCACACAAACCCAAGTCGCTGACCATGCGGGAAGCCGCAGCGCTGCCTCTCGTCGGCATCACCGCCTACGAAGGGCTGTCCCGCACCGGTGTTGGCGAAGGCCAGACCGTTCTGGTCCACGGCGGTGCAGGTGGCGTGGGCCATGTCGCGGTCCAGATCGCCCGCCACCTTGGTGCAACCGTGTCCGCTACAGGTCGCGGCGCAGATCACATGGCCCTGATCGAAGGTCTCGGTGCCCGAGCTGTGGATTTCACCACGGAAAAAGTCGAGGATTATGTGGCCGAGCATACCGGTGGCATAGGTTTCGATGTAGTGTTTGACAGCGTGGGCGGGCCGAACATGACGAACTCGTTCAACGCGGCCAAACTCAATGGCCATGTCGCCTCGACGGTCGCGATGGTCGAGATTGATTTGACGCCTGTCCATTTCAAAGGCCTGTCACTGCATGTCGTCTTCATGCTGCTCCCCATGATGCATGACGTCGGGCGGCAAACCCATGGCGACATCCTGAAGTCACTGGCAGATTTGGCGGATACGGGCGCACTTAAACCAATTGTTGATGAACAATTGTTTGGATGGACTGACGTCGGTGCCGCTTATGCGCATCTGACAAATGGAACTGCGGTCGGGAAAGTTGTAGTAGAACTGTGA
- a CDS encoding enoyl-CoA hydratase/isomerase family protein — translation MKYENFQTFKVAVENGIATVTFDFGSVNVQGQEMLADLNSLAMRLERDRNTKVVIFQSANPEIWVCHYDTDLLKDMSTEAVSRQDAQLLDLQSVCERISKVPQATIAKLEGFARGGGHELALALDMRFAARGKYKFMQMEVGMGILPCGGGASRMARQTGLGKAIEIILSAQDYDADDAERLGTINKALEPDEIGPYVTALAKRIAQFPAESINACKQMVYESIDKPIDEALKAEAYWLYQATSKTPAVKRFTIADEQGLEHDIENQRKWGDLVMQVQDIN, via the coding sequence ATGAAATATGAGAACTTTCAAACTTTTAAGGTCGCCGTCGAAAACGGCATCGCCACGGTGACATTCGACTTCGGCTCTGTGAATGTGCAAGGCCAGGAAATGTTGGCCGACCTCAACAGCTTGGCCATGCGACTGGAGCGGGACCGCAACACCAAGGTCGTGATCTTTCAATCCGCCAATCCGGAAATCTGGGTCTGCCATTACGACACCGACCTGCTCAAGGACATGTCGACCGAGGCGGTATCCCGGCAGGATGCACAGCTTCTGGACCTGCAGTCGGTTTGCGAACGGATAAGCAAGGTGCCGCAAGCCACTATCGCTAAGCTGGAAGGGTTTGCACGCGGCGGCGGGCACGAGCTGGCGTTGGCGCTCGACATGCGCTTTGCCGCGCGGGGCAAGTACAAATTCATGCAGATGGAGGTCGGCATGGGCATCCTGCCCTGCGGCGGTGGTGCCTCGCGCATGGCGCGTCAGACCGGTCTTGGCAAGGCGATTGAGATCATCTTGAGTGCGCAGGACTATGACGCAGACGACGCAGAGCGCCTGGGCACCATCAACAAGGCGCTAGAGCCGGATGAGATTGGTCCCTACGTGACCGCGTTGGCCAAGCGGATCGCACAATTCCCAGCCGAGTCGATCAATGCCTGCAAGCAGATGGTTTATGAATCCATCGACAAGCCGATTGATGAGGCGCTGAAGGCCGAAGCCTATTGGCTGTATCAAGCCACCAGCAAGACCCCTGCGGTCAAACGATTCACCATAGCGGATGAACAAGGTCTGGAACACGACATCGAAAACCAGCGCAAATGGGGCGATCTGGTGATGCAGGTGCAGGACATCAACTGA
- a CDS encoding SDR family NAD(P)-dependent oxidoreductase, producing MTKTILITGSTDGIGLLTAKKLAAEGHKVLLHGRSASKLERAAAEVVGDVETYSADLSDLSAVRKLADNIRAKHDQLDVLINNAGVLKAPQTVLENGQDIRFVVNTLAPYLLTELLLPIMPADGRVVNLSSAAQAPVNIQAMLGQVPLADMDAYAQSKLAITIWTLEWAKALTDAPMMVAVNPGSLLASKMVQEGFGISGNDMNIGADILTDAALGERFADASGAYFDNDSGDFADPHVAARDKDHAAEVMNTIKSLISQTG from the coding sequence ATGACCAAGACTATTCTTATCACTGGCTCCACTGACGGCATTGGCTTGCTCACGGCGAAGAAACTGGCAGCCGAGGGGCACAAGGTACTGCTGCACGGACGCAGCGCCTCCAAATTAGAGCGCGCCGCCGCCGAAGTTGTTGGCGATGTTGAAACCTATTCTGCTGATCTGAGCGATCTGTCCGCGGTTCGAAAGCTGGCCGACAACATACGCGCCAAACATGACCAACTGGATGTGCTGATCAACAACGCAGGTGTGTTGAAAGCCCCGCAAACCGTGCTTGAGAACGGGCAGGACATTCGCTTTGTCGTCAACACGCTTGCACCGTATCTGCTGACCGAATTGCTGTTGCCGATCATGCCCGCCGACGGGCGCGTTGTGAACCTGTCGTCAGCGGCGCAGGCCCCGGTCAACATTCAGGCTATGCTGGGCCAAGTCCCGCTGGCGGATATGGACGCCTATGCGCAAAGCAAGCTGGCGATCACCATCTGGACCCTAGAATGGGCCAAAGCGCTAACCGATGCGCCGATGATGGTCGCTGTAAATCCCGGATCATTACTCGCCTCAAAGATGGTGCAAGAGGGCTTTGGCATCTCAGGGAACGACATGAACATCGGCGCTGATATCCTGACTGATGCAGCCCTGGGTGAGCGGTTCGCTGACGCGTCCGGCGCCTACTTTGACAATGACAGCGGTGATTTTGCAGATCCACACGTTGCTGCACGCGACAAGGACCACGCCGCCGAAGTCATGAACACCATCAAATCCTTGATCAGCCAAACGGGCTGA
- a CDS encoding LLM class oxidoreductase, which produces MLDEMQPTEFAQINLAYNRVFRPGRLSIGLVLPLESYAVGAEPTLRGHLEAAQKAEKLGFAALWLRDVPFNVPSFGDPGQVFDPFVYLGALATATDRIALGTSSVILPLRHPAHVAKAAATADELSGGRLLLGIASGDRPEEYPAMNQSYDDRGARFRDSVEYIRAVGSAYPKHENSQGTLSGGIDLLPKPQGARLPILITGGSQQTPDWVAQNGDGWMTYPRNAAAQGQVIADYRRRLQAAGQPDKPVMQSLYVNVVADRAAPPRPIHLGFQSGTDFLCEYLREIKTLGVNHVALNLRFNQAPIDATLDHLADVVLPHFS; this is translated from the coding sequence ATGTTGGATGAAATGCAGCCTACTGAGTTTGCGCAGATCAACTTGGCATATAACAGGGTGTTTCGTCCCGGACGGTTGAGCATTGGCCTTGTATTGCCGCTCGAATCTTACGCCGTCGGAGCAGAGCCGACACTGCGGGGGCATCTGGAAGCTGCTCAGAAAGCCGAAAAGCTTGGGTTTGCAGCACTTTGGCTACGCGACGTGCCCTTCAATGTTCCAAGCTTCGGTGATCCCGGGCAGGTTTTCGATCCGTTTGTCTATCTGGGCGCGCTCGCAACGGCGACGGATCGGATTGCACTTGGAACGTCGAGTGTGATCCTTCCATTGCGCCACCCCGCACATGTCGCCAAGGCAGCGGCGACGGCAGATGAGCTCTCGGGTGGGCGATTGCTATTGGGTATCGCTTCTGGCGATCGGCCCGAAGAGTACCCTGCGATGAACCAGAGCTACGACGACCGGGGCGCGCGTTTTCGTGATAGCGTGGAATACATCCGCGCGGTCGGATCGGCTTACCCGAAGCATGAAAATTCACAGGGCACCCTGTCCGGAGGGATCGACCTATTACCAAAGCCGCAAGGCGCGCGCTTGCCGATACTCATTACCGGCGGCAGCCAGCAAACACCCGACTGGGTGGCGCAAAACGGGGACGGCTGGATGACTTATCCGCGGAACGCGGCGGCCCAGGGTCAGGTCATCGCGGATTACCGGAGGCGTTTGCAGGCAGCCGGTCAACCGGACAAACCGGTCATGCAATCGCTTTACGTTAATGTCGTGGCCGATCGTGCTGCACCTCCGCGTCCGATCCACCTTGGGTTTCAGTCCGGAACGGATTTCCTATGCGAATATCTGCGCGAGATTAAAACGCTCGGGGTCAATCACGTCGCGCTGAACCTGAGGTTCAATCAAGCACCCATCGACGCAACTCTCGACCATCTGGCGGACGTTGTGCTGCCTCACTTTTCCTGA
- a CDS encoding CmcJ/NvfI family oxidoreductase: protein MTRTATVNYHVHKPYRQAFELDAGGIAGNLISPELASTTVALEDTRATTKTIDFESDAVKFVRLETQVQDFAGDDWIQTYDAELTAMLLDRLGAREVVVFDHTVRVDDPEATRKPSRNVHSDYSKSGAEKRLVDLLGAETAEEWARGHYAFVNVWRPVEHAINSAPLGFVLPSSVDPSDWILIDLIYPNRKGQIMGLVGNPNHKWVYQSKMTPGEVAIFNIYDNHGLPSIAHGALDMVEDPNVTTIRKSIESRILVRY from the coding sequence ATGACGCGGACAGCCACAGTCAACTACCACGTTCACAAGCCCTATCGGCAAGCCTTTGAACTGGATGCAGGCGGGATTGCGGGTAACCTGATTTCCCCCGAACTGGCCTCTACAACCGTTGCGTTGGAAGATACACGCGCAACGACCAAAACAATTGACTTTGAATCCGACGCGGTTAAATTCGTGCGTCTTGAAACGCAAGTGCAAGACTTCGCAGGTGACGACTGGATACAGACCTACGACGCTGAACTGACAGCGATGCTCTTGGACAGACTGGGCGCGCGCGAGGTTGTGGTTTTTGACCATACCGTTCGGGTAGATGACCCGGAAGCAACACGTAAACCCTCGCGCAACGTCCATAGTGACTACAGCAAGAGTGGAGCCGAAAAACGCCTTGTCGACCTGTTAGGCGCAGAGACCGCAGAGGAATGGGCGCGAGGTCATTATGCCTTTGTCAACGTATGGCGTCCTGTAGAGCATGCGATCAATTCGGCACCCCTGGGTTTTGTACTCCCGTCGTCTGTCGACCCGTCTGACTGGATTCTAATTGACCTGATCTATCCCAACCGAAAAGGACAGATCATGGGACTGGTAGGAAACCCGAACCATAAGTGGGTGTATCAGTCCAAGATGACACCGGGTGAAGTCGCGATCTTCAATATCTACGACAATCACGGCCTGCCTTCGATTGCGCATGGCGCGCTTGATATGGTCGAAGACCCAAACGTCACGACTATTCGCAAAAGCATCGAGAGCCGCATTTTGGTGCGCTATTAA
- a CDS encoding LysR family transcriptional regulator: MGFDTDALRLFVRAAEILNISAAGRALGMAPAVSSAKLAKLEQNLGSELLHRTTRKVSLSVEGVDFLPFAKEIIAQEEAALAALGKQAATIRGTLRFAAPSSFAQLYIAPILPKFLQQHPDLTLDLRLSDVQFDLIEGSYDLALRNAPLVDTSLKGRKLADDRRILCAAPNYLDKYGTPKTPGDLTNHHLIAFQNRQRRRLTGSAGETAIFDPASAKGQLIIDDGQSQVRATLAGAGISLNALWSVHDHLKSGQLTRVLSYFEAAEDNVLWLIYPKSNVLSPKVRVFMDFLIAEIGAKPPWEA, translated from the coding sequence ATGGGGTTTGATACAGACGCGCTGCGATTGTTCGTAAGAGCAGCAGAAATATTGAACATCAGCGCTGCGGGGCGCGCATTGGGCATGGCACCGGCCGTCTCGAGCGCCAAGCTCGCCAAGTTGGAACAAAACTTGGGTTCCGAACTGTTGCATCGAACAACGCGCAAAGTGTCGTTGTCAGTGGAAGGTGTCGATTTCCTGCCTTTCGCAAAAGAAATCATCGCGCAGGAAGAGGCCGCACTTGCTGCTCTAGGCAAGCAAGCTGCTACCATCCGAGGCACACTCCGCTTCGCTGCGCCCAGCTCTTTTGCTCAATTGTACATCGCGCCGATTTTGCCGAAGTTTTTGCAACAACACCCCGATCTCACGCTCGACTTGCGTCTGTCGGATGTCCAGTTCGATCTTATCGAAGGGAGTTATGACCTGGCCCTTAGGAACGCGCCGCTTGTCGACACCAGTCTGAAAGGCCGGAAACTGGCTGATGACCGGCGCATTTTGTGTGCCGCGCCGAACTACCTCGACAAATACGGAACCCCAAAAACACCTGGCGATCTTACAAACCACCACCTGATCGCTTTCCAAAATCGCCAACGGCGCCGGCTGACCGGATCGGCAGGCGAAACCGCAATTTTCGATCCCGCATCGGCCAAGGGTCAACTAATTATCGATGACGGCCAAAGCCAAGTCCGCGCTACGCTGGCCGGGGCCGGTATTTCCTTGAACGCCCTATGGAGTGTGCATGATCACCTGAAATCAGGTCAGTTGACACGGGTTCTGTCATACTTCGAAGCCGCGGAAGACAACGTCTTGTGGCTGATCTATCCTAAGTCAAACGTGTTATCCCCCAAAGTGCGGGTGTTCATGGACTTTCTGATCGCGGAGATCGGCGCGAAGCCTCCTTGGGAAGCATGA